A region of Corvus cornix cornix isolate S_Up_H32 chromosome 3, ASM73873v5, whole genome shotgun sequence DNA encodes the following proteins:
- the LDLRAP1 gene encoding low density lipoprotein receptor adapter protein 1 isoform X7, which translates to MEALRAAGRAVLRSPRLARHGLGLRRRRKLPESWGDMQEPLLEGMCFTLKYLGMTLVEKPKGEDMAAAAIRRIVATARVGARKFQKVILTVSPRGISLQDADTKEMVENISIYRISYCTTDKLQNKVFAYVAQSQESGALECHAFLSPKKKIAQAVTLTVAQAFQMALDLWEATHAGSRQDQPLHPSCVLESSEPGRPREPAPPGSAPFRHQFGEEEEEEEEEEDDNVSETLSGMEELGRGAHSPAELTPLVPQLSSPTAQLLCYRLGPPPDSWKVLGGVGNSPSTGPRTAGPKTPLG; encoded by the exons ATGGAGGCGCTGCGTGCGGCGGGGCGCGCCGTGCTGCGGAGCCCGCGCCTCGCCCGGCATGGCCTGGGTCTCCGCCGGCGGCGCA AGCTTCCTGAGAGCTGGGGCGATATGCAGGAGCCGCTGCTTGAGGGGATGTGCTTCACCCTCAAGTATCTGGGCATGACGCTGGTAGAAAAACCAAAAGGAGAAGACATGGCTGCTGCCGCCATCCGCAGGATCGTGGCCACG GCACGGGTCGGAGCTCGCAAGTTTCAGAAGGTGATTCTGACGGTGTCTCCGAGGGGCATCTCGCTGCAGGATGCAGACACTAAAGAGATGGTGGAGAACATCTCCATCTACAG GATCTCCTACTGTACAACAGACAAGCTGCAGAACAAAGTCTTTGCTTATGTTGCCCAGAGCCAGGAGAGCGGGGCACTGGAGTGCCATGCCTTCCTCTCACCCAAGAAGAAGATT GCCCAGGCTGTGACTCTGACTGTGGCCCAGGCCTTTCAGATGGCGCTGGATCTCTGGGAAGCAACACATGCAG GCTCTAGGCAGGATCAGCCCCTTCACCCTTCATGTGTCTTGGAGAGCAGTGAGCCCGGCAGACCCCGTGAGCCAGCCCCCCCAGGGAGCGCTCCCTTCAGACACCAGTTTGGG gaggaggaggaggaggaggaggaggaggaagatgacaATGTCAGTGAAACCTTATCTGG catggaggagctggggaggggagcccacagcccagcag AATTAACACCTCTTGTGCCGCAGTTGAGCTCTCCTACAGCACAGCTACTGTGCTACCGCCTGGGGCCGCCCCCGGACAGCTGGAAGGTGCTGGGAGGGGTTGGAAACTCCCCAAGCACTGGTCCCAGGACTGCTGGCCCCAAGACTCCCCTGGGCTAA
- the LDLRAP1 gene encoding low density lipoprotein receptor adapter protein 1 isoform X1, whose product MEALRAAGRAVLRSPRLARHGLGLRRRRKLPESWGDMQEPLLEGMCFTLKYLGMTLVEKPKGEDMAAAAIRRIVATARVGARKFQKVILTVSPRGISLQDADTKEMVENISIYRISYCTTDKLQNKVFAYVAQSQESGALECHAFLSPKKKIAQAVTLTVAQAFQMALDLWEATHAGSRQDQPLHPSCVLESSEPGRPREPAPPGSAPFRHQFGEEEEEEEEEEDDNVSETLSGINTSCAAVELSYSTATVLPPGAAPGQLEGAGRGWKLPKHWSQDCWPQDSPGLSQISATTDQPLRIHPVPAPGPASAHPCPGTALLARGLLALLP is encoded by the exons ATGGAGGCGCTGCGTGCGGCGGGGCGCGCCGTGCTGCGGAGCCCGCGCCTCGCCCGGCATGGCCTGGGTCTCCGCCGGCGGCGCA AGCTTCCTGAGAGCTGGGGCGATATGCAGGAGCCGCTGCTTGAGGGGATGTGCTTCACCCTCAAGTATCTGGGCATGACGCTGGTAGAAAAACCAAAAGGAGAAGACATGGCTGCTGCCGCCATCCGCAGGATCGTGGCCACG GCACGGGTCGGAGCTCGCAAGTTTCAGAAGGTGATTCTGACGGTGTCTCCGAGGGGCATCTCGCTGCAGGATGCAGACACTAAAGAGATGGTGGAGAACATCTCCATCTACAG GATCTCCTACTGTACAACAGACAAGCTGCAGAACAAAGTCTTTGCTTATGTTGCCCAGAGCCAGGAGAGCGGGGCACTGGAGTGCCATGCCTTCCTCTCACCCAAGAAGAAGATT GCCCAGGCTGTGACTCTGACTGTGGCCCAGGCCTTTCAGATGGCGCTGGATCTCTGGGAAGCAACACATGCAG GCTCTAGGCAGGATCAGCCCCTTCACCCTTCATGTGTCTTGGAGAGCAGTGAGCCCGGCAGACCCCGTGAGCCAGCCCCCCCAGGGAGCGCTCCCTTCAGACACCAGTTTGGG gaggaggaggaggaggaggaggaggaggaagatgacaATGTCAGTGAAACCTTATCTGG AATTAACACCTCTTGTGCCGCAGTTGAGCTCTCCTACAGCACAGCTACTGTGCTACCGCCTGGGGCCGCCCCCGGACAGCTGGAAGGTGCTGGGAGGGGTTGGAAACTCCCCAAGCACTGGTCCCAGGACTGCTGGCCCCAAGACTCCCCTGGGCTAAGCCAAATCTCTGCAACAACGGACCAGCCACTCAGGATTCACCCTGTGCCTGCACCTGGGCCAGCCAGtgcccacccctgccctggcactgccctccTGGCACgggggctgctggcactgctgccataG
- the LDLRAP1 gene encoding low density lipoprotein receptor adapter protein 1 isoform X2 codes for MEALRAAGRAVLRSPRLARHGLGLRRRRKLPESWGDMQEPLLEGMCFTLKYLGMTLVEKPKGEDMAAAAIRRIVATARVGARKFQKVILTVSPRGISLQDADTKEMVENISIYRISYCTTDKLQNKVFAYVAQSQESGALECHAFLSPKKKIAQAVTLTVAQAFQMALDLWEATHAGSRQDQPLHPSCVLESSEPGRPREPAPPGSAPFRHQFGEEEEEEEEDDNVSETLSGINTSCAAVELSYSTATVLPPGAAPGQLEGAGRGWKLPKHWSQDCWPQDSPGLSQISATTDQPLRIHPVPAPGPASAHPCPGTALLARGLLALLP; via the exons ATGGAGGCGCTGCGTGCGGCGGGGCGCGCCGTGCTGCGGAGCCCGCGCCTCGCCCGGCATGGCCTGGGTCTCCGCCGGCGGCGCA AGCTTCCTGAGAGCTGGGGCGATATGCAGGAGCCGCTGCTTGAGGGGATGTGCTTCACCCTCAAGTATCTGGGCATGACGCTGGTAGAAAAACCAAAAGGAGAAGACATGGCTGCTGCCGCCATCCGCAGGATCGTGGCCACG GCACGGGTCGGAGCTCGCAAGTTTCAGAAGGTGATTCTGACGGTGTCTCCGAGGGGCATCTCGCTGCAGGATGCAGACACTAAAGAGATGGTGGAGAACATCTCCATCTACAG GATCTCCTACTGTACAACAGACAAGCTGCAGAACAAAGTCTTTGCTTATGTTGCCCAGAGCCAGGAGAGCGGGGCACTGGAGTGCCATGCCTTCCTCTCACCCAAGAAGAAGATT GCCCAGGCTGTGACTCTGACTGTGGCCCAGGCCTTTCAGATGGCGCTGGATCTCTGGGAAGCAACACATGCAG GCTCTAGGCAGGATCAGCCCCTTCACCCTTCATGTGTCTTGGAGAGCAGTGAGCCCGGCAGACCCCGTGAGCCAGCCCCCCCAGGGAGCGCTCCCTTCAGACACCAGTTTGGG gaggaggaggaggaggaggaggaagatgacaATGTCAGTGAAACCTTATCTGG AATTAACACCTCTTGTGCCGCAGTTGAGCTCTCCTACAGCACAGCTACTGTGCTACCGCCTGGGGCCGCCCCCGGACAGCTGGAAGGTGCTGGGAGGGGTTGGAAACTCCCCAAGCACTGGTCCCAGGACTGCTGGCCCCAAGACTCCCCTGGGCTAAGCCAAATCTCTGCAACAACGGACCAGCCACTCAGGATTCACCCTGTGCCTGCACCTGGGCCAGCCAGtgcccacccctgccctggcactgccctccTGGCACgggggctgctggcactgctgccataG
- the LDLRAP1 gene encoding low density lipoprotein receptor adapter protein 1 isoform X6, with protein MEALRAAGRAVLRSPRLARHGLGLRRRRKLPESWGDMQEPLLEGMCFTLKYLGMTLVEKPKGEDMAAAAIRRIVATARVGARKFQKVILTVSPRGISLQDADTKEMVENISIYRISYCTTDKLQNKVFAYVAQSQESGALECHAFLSPKKKIAQAVTLTVAQAFQMALDLWEATHAGSRQDQPLHPSCVLESSEPGRPREPAPPGSAPFRHQFGEEEEEEEEDDNVSETLSGMEELGRGAHSPAGKFLQCCIGSSPHMSSVRQGGLMLTWERLLPLAGCAGLPAICLMVHVFLSLTFQN; from the exons ATGGAGGCGCTGCGTGCGGCGGGGCGCGCCGTGCTGCGGAGCCCGCGCCTCGCCCGGCATGGCCTGGGTCTCCGCCGGCGGCGCA AGCTTCCTGAGAGCTGGGGCGATATGCAGGAGCCGCTGCTTGAGGGGATGTGCTTCACCCTCAAGTATCTGGGCATGACGCTGGTAGAAAAACCAAAAGGAGAAGACATGGCTGCTGCCGCCATCCGCAGGATCGTGGCCACG GCACGGGTCGGAGCTCGCAAGTTTCAGAAGGTGATTCTGACGGTGTCTCCGAGGGGCATCTCGCTGCAGGATGCAGACACTAAAGAGATGGTGGAGAACATCTCCATCTACAG GATCTCCTACTGTACAACAGACAAGCTGCAGAACAAAGTCTTTGCTTATGTTGCCCAGAGCCAGGAGAGCGGGGCACTGGAGTGCCATGCCTTCCTCTCACCCAAGAAGAAGATT GCCCAGGCTGTGACTCTGACTGTGGCCCAGGCCTTTCAGATGGCGCTGGATCTCTGGGAAGCAACACATGCAG GCTCTAGGCAGGATCAGCCCCTTCACCCTTCATGTGTCTTGGAGAGCAGTGAGCCCGGCAGACCCCGTGAGCCAGCCCCCCCAGGGAGCGCTCCCTTCAGACACCAGTTTGGG gaggaggaggaggaggaggaggaagatgacaATGTCAGTGAAACCTTATCTGG catggaggagctggggaggggagcccacagcccagcaggtaAGTTCCTTCAGTGCTGCATTGGCTCATCCCCCCACATGTCCTCTGTAAGGCAAGGGGGGCTGATGCTCACCTGGGAACGTCTGCTTCCCCTcgcaggctgtgctgggctcccagCCATATGCCTTATGGTCCATGTCTTCCTTTCTCTCACCTTTCAGAATTAA
- the LDLRAP1 gene encoding low density lipoprotein receptor adapter protein 1 isoform X5 — MEALRAAGRAVLRSPRLARHGLGLRRRRKLPESWGDMQEPLLEGMCFTLKYLGMTLVEKPKGEDMAAAAIRRIVATARVGARKFQKVILTVSPRGISLQDADTKEMVENISIYRISYCTTDKLQNKVFAYVAQSQESGALECHAFLSPKKKIAQAVTLTVAQAFQMALDLWEATHAGSRQDQPLHPSCVLESSEPGRPREPAPPGSAPFRHQFGEEEEEEEEEEDDNVSETLSGSMEELGRGAHSPAELTPLVPQLSSPTAQLLCYRLGPPPDSWKVLGGVGNSPSTGPRTAGPKTPLG; from the exons ATGGAGGCGCTGCGTGCGGCGGGGCGCGCCGTGCTGCGGAGCCCGCGCCTCGCCCGGCATGGCCTGGGTCTCCGCCGGCGGCGCA AGCTTCCTGAGAGCTGGGGCGATATGCAGGAGCCGCTGCTTGAGGGGATGTGCTTCACCCTCAAGTATCTGGGCATGACGCTGGTAGAAAAACCAAAAGGAGAAGACATGGCTGCTGCCGCCATCCGCAGGATCGTGGCCACG GCACGGGTCGGAGCTCGCAAGTTTCAGAAGGTGATTCTGACGGTGTCTCCGAGGGGCATCTCGCTGCAGGATGCAGACACTAAAGAGATGGTGGAGAACATCTCCATCTACAG GATCTCCTACTGTACAACAGACAAGCTGCAGAACAAAGTCTTTGCTTATGTTGCCCAGAGCCAGGAGAGCGGGGCACTGGAGTGCCATGCCTTCCTCTCACCCAAGAAGAAGATT GCCCAGGCTGTGACTCTGACTGTGGCCCAGGCCTTTCAGATGGCGCTGGATCTCTGGGAAGCAACACATGCAG GCTCTAGGCAGGATCAGCCCCTTCACCCTTCATGTGTCTTGGAGAGCAGTGAGCCCGGCAGACCCCGTGAGCCAGCCCCCCCAGGGAGCGCTCCCTTCAGACACCAGTTTGGG gaggaggaggaggaggaggaggaggaggaagatgacaATGTCAGTGAAACCTTATCTGG CAgcatggaggagctggggaggggagcccacagcccagcag AATTAACACCTCTTGTGCCGCAGTTGAGCTCTCCTACAGCACAGCTACTGTGCTACCGCCTGGGGCCGCCCCCGGACAGCTGGAAGGTGCTGGGAGGGGTTGGAAACTCCCCAAGCACTGGTCCCAGGACTGCTGGCCCCAAGACTCCCCTGGGCTAA
- the LDLRAP1 gene encoding low density lipoprotein receptor adapter protein 1 isoform X3 yields MEALRAAGRAVLRSPRLARHGLGLRRRRKLPESWGDMQEPLLEGMCFTLKYLGMTLVEKPKGEDMAAAAIRRIVATARVGARKFQKVILTVSPRGISLQDADTKEMVENISIYRISYCTTDKLQNKVFAYVAQSQESGALECHAFLSPKKKIAQAVTLTVAQAFQMALDLWEATHAGSRQDQPLHPSCVLESSEPGRPREPAPPGSAPFRHQFGEEEEEEEEEEDDNVSETLSGMEELGRGAHSPAGKFLQCCIGSSPHMSSVRQGGLMLTWERLLPLAGCAGLPAICLMVHVFLSLTFQN; encoded by the exons ATGGAGGCGCTGCGTGCGGCGGGGCGCGCCGTGCTGCGGAGCCCGCGCCTCGCCCGGCATGGCCTGGGTCTCCGCCGGCGGCGCA AGCTTCCTGAGAGCTGGGGCGATATGCAGGAGCCGCTGCTTGAGGGGATGTGCTTCACCCTCAAGTATCTGGGCATGACGCTGGTAGAAAAACCAAAAGGAGAAGACATGGCTGCTGCCGCCATCCGCAGGATCGTGGCCACG GCACGGGTCGGAGCTCGCAAGTTTCAGAAGGTGATTCTGACGGTGTCTCCGAGGGGCATCTCGCTGCAGGATGCAGACACTAAAGAGATGGTGGAGAACATCTCCATCTACAG GATCTCCTACTGTACAACAGACAAGCTGCAGAACAAAGTCTTTGCTTATGTTGCCCAGAGCCAGGAGAGCGGGGCACTGGAGTGCCATGCCTTCCTCTCACCCAAGAAGAAGATT GCCCAGGCTGTGACTCTGACTGTGGCCCAGGCCTTTCAGATGGCGCTGGATCTCTGGGAAGCAACACATGCAG GCTCTAGGCAGGATCAGCCCCTTCACCCTTCATGTGTCTTGGAGAGCAGTGAGCCCGGCAGACCCCGTGAGCCAGCCCCCCCAGGGAGCGCTCCCTTCAGACACCAGTTTGGG gaggaggaggaggaggaggaggaggaggaagatgacaATGTCAGTGAAACCTTATCTGG catggaggagctggggaggggagcccacagcccagcaggtaAGTTCCTTCAGTGCTGCATTGGCTCATCCCCCCACATGTCCTCTGTAAGGCAAGGGGGGCTGATGCTCACCTGGGAACGTCTGCTTCCCCTcgcaggctgtgctgggctcccagCCATATGCCTTATGGTCCATGTCTTCCTTTCTCTCACCTTTCAGAATTAA
- the LDLRAP1 gene encoding low density lipoprotein receptor adapter protein 1 isoform X4, translating to MEALRAAGRAVLRSPRLARHGLGLRRRRKLPESWGDMQEPLLEGMCFTLKYLGMTLVEKPKGEDMAAAAIRRIVATARVGARKFQKVILTVSPRGISLQDADTKEMVENISIYRISYCTTDKLQNKVFAYVAQSQESGALECHAFLSPKKKIAQAVTLTVAQAFQMALDLWEATHAGSRQDQPLHPSCVLESSEPGRPREPAPPGSAPFRHQFGEEEEEEEEDDNVSETLSGSMEELGRGAHSPAGKFLQCCIGSSPHMSSVRQGGLMLTWERLLPLAGCAGLPAICLMVHVFLSLTFQN from the exons ATGGAGGCGCTGCGTGCGGCGGGGCGCGCCGTGCTGCGGAGCCCGCGCCTCGCCCGGCATGGCCTGGGTCTCCGCCGGCGGCGCA AGCTTCCTGAGAGCTGGGGCGATATGCAGGAGCCGCTGCTTGAGGGGATGTGCTTCACCCTCAAGTATCTGGGCATGACGCTGGTAGAAAAACCAAAAGGAGAAGACATGGCTGCTGCCGCCATCCGCAGGATCGTGGCCACG GCACGGGTCGGAGCTCGCAAGTTTCAGAAGGTGATTCTGACGGTGTCTCCGAGGGGCATCTCGCTGCAGGATGCAGACACTAAAGAGATGGTGGAGAACATCTCCATCTACAG GATCTCCTACTGTACAACAGACAAGCTGCAGAACAAAGTCTTTGCTTATGTTGCCCAGAGCCAGGAGAGCGGGGCACTGGAGTGCCATGCCTTCCTCTCACCCAAGAAGAAGATT GCCCAGGCTGTGACTCTGACTGTGGCCCAGGCCTTTCAGATGGCGCTGGATCTCTGGGAAGCAACACATGCAG GCTCTAGGCAGGATCAGCCCCTTCACCCTTCATGTGTCTTGGAGAGCAGTGAGCCCGGCAGACCCCGTGAGCCAGCCCCCCCAGGGAGCGCTCCCTTCAGACACCAGTTTGGG gaggaggaggaggaggaggaggaagatgacaATGTCAGTGAAACCTTATCTGG CAgcatggaggagctggggaggggagcccacagcccagcaggtaAGTTCCTTCAGTGCTGCATTGGCTCATCCCCCCACATGTCCTCTGTAAGGCAAGGGGGGCTGATGCTCACCTGGGAACGTCTGCTTCCCCTcgcaggctgtgctgggctcccagCCATATGCCTTATGGTCCATGTCTTCCTTTCTCTCACCTTTCAGAATTAA